A segment of the Carya illinoinensis cultivar Pawnee chromosome 1, C.illinoinensisPawnee_v1, whole genome shotgun sequence genome:
TTATCAAATGGCCAAGAAGTTGTCTATGCTGGACTAAGTGCTTGTAGTTGTAAATGGGTTTCGTTGGTTGTAATTTTCTGGAAATGAGAGTCATTATTTCTTTCATCATGTTTATGCCGAAATGCTATATAATTGATCATGGTGCATATAGTTTAAGTAGCCTGATTATTCATACCATGAAGTGGATAAACTGAGGCACGGTTTGCACTTTGCATAAGAATGGGATTTTCGCCAATGAGCTATATCTCAAACAacgcctcctcctcctctaagAGTTGGGTGGAGAGTAGGTTCATGGTTTCAAGACCCTATGGCCTGTGTTTCctacagataaaaaaaaagtagaaaaagtgAGGAGAGAATATCGAGCTGGTCTTCGTTGAGCATGGTGTCATGATTAATTAAATGGTGTCTGATATTCGATACCTGCTCTTTTTGGATATATTTTCTGGTGCCAAAAGCTCTAAAGCAGCCTTGTACTGTTATAATTTAATTGAATGCACTTGCAGAGCGGCTTGTATTGGAAACAGAACTTCCGATCCCCTAATTTATTTATGAGATCTAGAGACTGAATCATTGCATTGCAGCCAGCAAGGGCAACTTCTCTGTACTTGCTTTTGTTGCTTGTCATGTGGCTTTAACATTCCATGGCATGAACTTTAGTTTACCTGCATTAACTCAATATTGTGTAGGAACTTACAAATGCATCTGTGGATGAGCTGTAGACTCAGACATCCTGGGTTTAATTCTGTACTAGAAGTTTCCCTGGATTAGAGGGTGCGCTTGTGTAGCTGGGGTTTACTCCCCAAGGGTAGTTTGAAGAGCTCTGCCTTGGCGAGTTTCTGCTTCTTAAAAAAACGTTTTTTGCTCTGACATCCTTATTTTATCCCAATTGTTTATTGTTTACAGATAAAGATTTAAGTTATGATCATTTGGCCTCGGGGCTAAAGGCTGctctacaaaatgaaaaatctgCATTCGATGCTGATCGTCTGCAAAAGTACACTGGTATTGTGTTTTTTAAATCTTGTACAATTGCTATGGTTTCCTTTCAAGGATATTTGTATTAAATTAGATTTCATATAAGGAAATGTTGCCTGCTAAAAATGTTTTCAAAGGGctaatatttgaattttgggAGGAGGATTTTGATGTTTAGATTTTCAAGAGTACAAAACTGTAATGagtttattttaagaaaaaaactgAAGTCCCGTTTGGCAACATAACTGTTCTCAGATATTTTATTCCTaaacattattcaaatacaaaacacttttcaatttcaaatattcaacattttcatttaatttttaccTATTCATTATTACTTTCCCTAACTcctaaaaaaaacacaaaaaataatactactttttcaaatttcaacaaaaaataatattaaaaaattatattcaaacaattttttaactttataatatttttattcaactttttctctctcatttcccaaaacccaataaaacaccTTAACTCAtgctatttcattattatttacagatatactaaaatatttttaagtatcCAAACGGACCCTAATTGTTTAAATGCGTTTGTGTATGGAATGTATATCTTAGACTATGGAAATATTTTCTCTATAAGAGATGAAATGGTATTTGATTCCATAGTTAAGTAATGGGATCATTGTATGATGTCAGGTCTTCAGTTACGTGAGTTGTTGAAATGGCCCAGACCGCTTCCTTTGGAGGAGGAACGTGTTCGTTTACTGCATGAGGTCAATTACCTTATACTTGGCAAAAGTTTTAATTGCTGCATTGTCACACCATCTCTTGTGTGTTTCTCACCTTTCTTGAGAGCAGTACTTGCAAGTTTCTAAATGTTCTAGTTCTCAGATATCTAGTTTGCTAACAGCAGAATTAGTTGTTTGATATTGTTAACTCCAACGCTCTAGGTTGGCTTTGAACTGGAAAGAAGCTTCGATGGCAAAGCATCCAATCTGGTGAAGTCCTGTGGAAAATCAGCTTTGAACCTTGTGTGTCTTGTTACACGTCACTTTCCTGGTATCACTTGCTCatagtttcttttctttcttttggttgtGTGTACATATTGTCTGCCATAACTTCTCCATCTGTTTAATATGACTATGTTTTGATATGGTTATATATCTGATTTCAAACAAACTAAATTGTTCTAGGCTTCCGAGACCACTCGCTATACAAAGGCCACCAGATATTCTTGTATAAAAGAGCTCAGATATTTGTAGCAGATTTATGGGGTGCCTTTAAAGGCCAATCATATGGAGAATTTGATGACATTGGTTCCATCACCATAATGGCGGACTATATTGTTCCAGCTGTGCTTCGACAGCTTGGTGCCCTAAAATATAGTTCAACCCTTGCCAGCATAATTGAAGCCAATAGTGAAATATGTCCAGGTAGTGAGGAGGAAGTTGAACTGCGAGCTTGCTCTGTACATGCTGTGGAGAAAATGAGGGAATTGATCAGTTCAAAATTAGGAAAACAGGTATGGTTAATCTTTTTTGTTTGGTGCCATTTCTATTTTCAGTTCATTTGCAAGCACATGGGgttttcttccttttattttccaaaatttgagACGCATATTAACAACAGTTAATTtccattttatgttatatttccATATATTAGTTGCTATGCTTTCGGACAGTTTGATTTATTTACACAGAGCAAAGTATACATGTTTGTGATTTATGATGGCCTACAGTGTGATGGCGACGCATTCTTTTTTCCTTGGAAAATTCCATTTTATGTTCTTGTATTTCCATCTACTAACTGCTATGCTTTCGGACAATTTGATTTATTTACACAGCAAAGTATACTTGTTTGTGATATATGATGGCCTACAGTTGACGGCGAcgcattctttttttcttggaaaatttTTTGTCTTGTTCTTATGCAATTATGACTGAAAATGACAAATTTTATGATTCTCTTTCAGTACGTCATTGGTTATCTGCTTTCATCGTATCCTAACTGTAGGATTTTTTGTCTACAGGTGTTAAGCGTGGAGTTGGACCTTTGGCTTTGGGCTTCTGGAATTCAATGTTCATCATTGCAACACCATCGAACGCTCTCAATATATTATTAAGTGCAACTTACACTATGGTAGCTTCCTCTTAAGTATTTAGTTAAAATTATGAATTGAAGTTGGAGGTAACGGATTCATAACAGCCTTACAAAACTCCTTTTAGATAGTCACATCTTATGGAGGATGCTTTTATAACTAATGTACTTTTCATTTGCTATGAATGAACCAGTGGATCTTATGAAACGTGATTAGCTTTCAAATGATATACTTGATGCTGTTTTTCCTTTGGGTCCTATTTTTATTTGActataatttacaaaattaatGTCCCTGGAACTGTGACAGCTGTTATATAAAAGACAATTCTGGTAGTCTTCAAGAGTGCCATGGCATGTAATTTTGATGAAGCTTAATGTTTTGTTCAAAATAGGTAATCCCTTTTAGTCTTTTGAAAGGGCTACCTGGTCAGATAGCTGTCGGGATAAGTGCCAGCTTTAGGAGAATCAAGTAATCAACTATTCCAGAAATTTTTCTTCACATGGGCATCATGAACCTTATAGTCACTATCATATCTGCTAGATCAGAAATGCAATTTAAATCTAATTTACCATATGCATGTTTTGGGTGCTTCTCTATGCATGCATGACATTGTGTGAGCATTGTTGTTACGACATAGAGAGAGATCTTAAACCTGTTCTTTGGAGTGCCCAAATTTGGAGGGGTCTGCATCGAATGCTGCTCACTGGTAAGCTACACTTGCATCAAGGTAGTGTTGCCCCCCACGACCTTGATGGGTTCACATGGAGAGGAGTATGAGCCACTGGCATAAGGTACTCTTTCATTCCACCTCTGATTTGTTCACACCTGAAATAACAAGATAACAGGCATCATGCCCTGGATAGGCAATAAGCTGTAATCAATACATTGAGTGATGGAAAATGGAAATAGTTGTTTCATTCTTTTATTCAACATGTTGCATATGTAAATAAACGGAGAATGAGGGTTGTTTATAATAGGTGAAAGCATGCAAGTGTAAAAAATGTTGTGAGATTTATGTTCTGTGTATGGTACCTAGTTGATGATTTTGTAGGTTAGCAAGATAGGCAAACATTGTGGATGACATCAAAAGTGATATTATTTTGGTTTAAAGTGGCATTTTTTAGGACATTTAGATAGTTCAGCTCTTAAGATGGTTAAGAATCATAATTTAGTTTTCTAATAACACACTCAATTAGAATATCTTCAAACTCATGAAACTATCCTTGGTATCACAAGAAGTCTACCTTTTTTTGTCAATATTACCAATGTTGAGAGATAAGAAATGTGCTTGAGTCCACAGAATGAGAGTTCAACGTCACATTTTTGTCATTAGTGCTGAGATTTGCTGTCTACAAATACTGGGAGGTATATCTTGAACCTCTTTGATGTCACAATTACCACCATTCTCTCTTCCTGGAATTGTTCTTGCAGCCTCCCCAACAATCTTTTCCCATTCTGGAATGCCTTCTTAAATCTACATATGACCATGACAATGAATAACTATTTCCTGCTGAATGGAAGGTGGTTCGGTTCCAACTCTGGTGGCTAACATATGCTACTAGAATTATTGAAAGTAATATCATTGTTTTGGTAATCCTGTATTTGACGTATTATACATTTCCAAGGTGGTGGCTTCCAGTTGTTGGTAGGTTTGCTAATTAATGGCCGCGAGTGCCAAGCCTCACATTGTTTGAGAGTTTGGAGCCCGTTTTCTTCAGGCGATCTTTCCCTTTTGTTCTATGTGTGAGCAGCTTCAATTACTCAGGGTGAGTTGCGCCTGCAAATCTTAATTATATGCATAGTTTAAAATATGAAATGCATTCTATTCCTTTTCCCTGCATAGGTGTGAGTGCGTCTAGTGTAGTACCTTTTGAAGCTTTTACAAGCAGGTAAGGGAAGATAGAAAGTAGGAACTTTACCTGGTATGTGACGTGAGCAGGCATATATATTCGATCGAAATACCAAATAGCTCTGCTTGCGCAGGGAAAATGGTCAAGTCAGGAAATTACGACCTCCATTTTCTGTGTCAAAATGCTGCTATATAACCCTATTAATCTCCAGGTAGAAGACCCAAGATCTATATTTCGACTACCAGAAGATTGCCTGGCTTGGCCGGTAACCCATACTCATCCACAACTCAGATCGGTCCGCTGAGGTAATGGACCTGGACCACTTTCCTGACCAGTGATCATTGCCCTACTCAAAATTATCTTGCTCATAGGATATACGATAATCTCAATTAGTAGTTTCTTCTTAAAGTTCATCCTTACAGTTACTGCTGGGAGGTTATGAATTTTAAATCAAGTGCAGAATCATCGTCTTTAATGACACCTCCGGTCCCCAGATTTTACCTCTGAAACTTGGGGAATGAGAATGCCAATGGTTTTGGAGAGGAAAGTTTTGCTTCCATGGCTTATTTGTCAAGTCTATGGGCAAAATTCCAAAAACACTAGTCTTTTGGAGTTGGAGGAGCCATGTTGAGTAAGTGGAAGAGAAGATCATGGCATGGGATTATTGCTGTGTACTTTTTTGGGGTAATTCAGTAGCCTTATTTGGACAAAAGGAGGTTGACTTCCATGCAGGTGACCCATCACCACTAGTCGATGTAGTTGGGAGGAGCCATGGTGTGACGATTTTTCCAAATGGTCCCTGACGTCTTTCCCGGCTTTCATCAAAAGCACAAATACCACTAACGCTTGGAATGTCTGAGAAACACGAGctccacatttaaaaaaaatgcagagaTATTCTTTGGGTTCCCGTGTTGACATTTGTTTTAAATCTTGTCAAAACTACCCAAAGCTTTTTTCGTCCAATTGCCCCTCCAGTTTTTGAGACATGGaagaatgatgtttggacatgGCGACCAACATATTCAtggaatcaaaataaataattagagaaCTAAGAGAACTTTAGGATTGTAATCTCAAATCATTGTTGCATTCAATAAAcaatgatttaaaaagaaaagaaaaaagaaccctAATCTTAACGGTAAAGCACTTGGGAAATGAGTTCTAAGAAATCCAGCGAAGGACATTAGGAAGGCCCTCAACGATTTGATAGATATTCCTTCCCTTCATACCCAATAATcagttcttaaaaaaaaaaaagggcttcTCCACCAACAAACATTCATGTCTAATGACGATTGTTTCGTAGTTTATTCATGGCAGGAAAATCTCTAGATATCAGTAGAGGAAATTATAGACTTAAGAAATGAACAGCTATCCCCTCAAATTCACCTTACAATCTTCATAGTTTCTCGTCCCTCGTATTATTGAATTTACTCCATAATCGCCTAATCTATACGATAATGGACAATCCATGTCCTAGCTCGGTTGATCTAGCTGGGTTGATCATGTCAGTTTCAACATCAAGCAAACATAAATGTCTTGAGGAAATTTCCTACTGCGAAAGGCTGTACCAATCGACCGGCATGATTGGGAAACCTTTTGTTTTCATCTTGAAAGAAAGATTAAGCTTTACAAGGGTGCTTATAAAGCTTGATGAACTAGAACTAGAAAATTTCTCAAATACCGTACGGAGCTAAATTATAATAAGGAACTCACAATATAGATGGGTGGGCATGCTTGATATCCTCTGCAGAGTAGTCCTGGGTTATAGCATCTCCACTAAAGTTTACCATCTCACTCTGAAAACCTCTCCTAGTTTTAAACTCAGCAACGGGAGGTACCTCCGGCTCCTGGTGCCACCGGTTGTACGTGCAGATCAGGAAGTTTCTGCTGCCATTGCTTTTTCTTCACATCTTCAGTCACAACCACTGGACCAGTCTCGGAGGTTGGACCACCCATATCTACCCATGGCTGATGACTCTGTCCAAATTCTCAGTCGTTGTAGATCTTGTTCAAGACAAGGAAAGTTGGGTACGTATCTTGTGAACCAATACATCCTTCGATGGAAGAAGAGTCACCTCAGATTTCATTTTCGTTTGAAAATTTTGGCGTCTATGATAGCTAGGTACCATTCAGTAGGactattttttttgaattttttctttttctctggcTTCTCCTCCATTGTGGATGGATGGACCACATACATAAACATCATTGAGTTTTTAGTACTGTTttctgcttttcttttctttagtcgtatataatatatatggtgagagaagaagagaatgcCATACTGTGCAATGGGCTTCTCTTCAGGTTAAATATTACATAAAGATGAGTAACGTTCAGATGGCATAATGCCCCGACTTACATCTGGAACTTAATCGAATTGATCAAGCTAAGGCTGATTTTTGTGGCGTATGATCTGATCTAAAACATTATAATTTGGACTAGATTGGGGACAGATCAATGTATAGAATCGATGGAGTTGGGTACAATCATCATTTTGGAATAGAAACTCATGGCTTCAAGCTAATCCAACTTACCTCACAAAAGGACCCCACATATCGGAATCTTGATGATATAGCCAGAAAATTCTTGATGGATTTTGATTTGAACACTTGTTTGTTCTTATAGAcacaggaaaaaataaataaaaatctctctATTTTGCTTTACATGAGAGCTGATCCCCAGAAACTATTCATAGGTCTTGTATTACTTTCTTCAGTGCATGAGTTCTTATctgattataaataaattggCAGCATTATTGCAAGTAATCCTATGGAAATGAAAGCAGGACTTTTTTGTGGGGAGAGCGGCTGGGGCAGGCATTACGTACCTGGTGTTTCATGTCAACTGGCTGGTATAGGTGCTTTAATTTGGCTACTGATGTAGGGTATTTTTAAACTATTTCGCACACTAAAGTTCttccttaaaaaatataaagttcAAACGTGGTTTTGTATGATAACAAAGGATTACAATAATtcagattatttaaataatatctaTTGATGCGTAAAAAATCGCACAAGAGATTAGAAGGGAAGAATGAGTCATTCACAGTCGGCCATGATGATCTGAGTTTCGATCGGTGTAGTCTGGAGCCCCCGGTGTGGTTCATGTAGCTGTGTATTTATCCATAGCAATGAATAGAAAATTAATACTGAGAATGTAAAAAAGAGATGATAGACACACAAATTTACATAGTTCTATATATTGACTATGTTTATAGGAATTTTTGGGAATGAGAGAGTCTACTATAATAtgtttattcataatttttcttttcttatcatATAATACTAGAGATCTTGAATGTATTTGCTGGAGAGTCTCTTGTCACTGGAGCTCCTATCATGAGATTGAAGAAGCTGAAGAAGGGGTCAAAGTTCATATCTCATCGTTTGGCCACTTGCTTCATGCCGTCTGCAGTCACGAAGCATGGTCACCTTCCTGTGTCTGatctatttctttcatttattacttttttcctATCTTGTTATCCTTTCCTCTTGATCATCCACTATTCTCCTTTACTTTCATGCTTTTCTCTTTGTCTCCTAGTGGTAGTCTAGTGGGCTACGCCTGATCTTCGGCCAGATATTTTCTCTCTCACAATACCTTCAGAACTTGTTCCATTTGGTTAGGCAGAGGTACGAATTGGAGTTGTCCTCAACCTCAAGTAACCAAACAAACTTGTCGATTTTTTTTCAATGTAATGAAAATGTCCCAGATTTTATGGAAACAAGCAAAATAGAAgcattcagagagagagagagaagagaagaagaagaagaagaagaagagaagaggagAAATCCTGCTGCCTTACTCGATCGGAGCAATCCATTCTTGATATGTGCTCTACCTTACTGGTTCGGAGTTGTTTAATGAGAACTTAACCAGAAGTCTCTGATCATGGCATGCATCTACATATTGACGTTTGTAACTTTGTATATCAAGCAAATTCAGATggattattttgattatttaatttcttaCATTTGGGATAGATGAGGCTGACATCAAGCTAAAGTCATCAACAATTCAACTCATCCGGTAGTAAGATacaaaatatcatattaaatcgcattaatttataattttttttagataaaatctttctataaatataatgttttttttttaaataataattataatcatgagtatataaacatcatataatcattttataaaaattaataaatatatgatcctcgtaaaaaaagaattaataataaattttattattttttaaaacaactacaAAACACGCATCACACGAGTACGCTACTCTTAATTTTTCCTCCAAATGGTAAATAAGCTCGATCCCATCTACTACCGGCCTAAGGTAGGGAGTAGGTCATATCACTTAATTTACACTTTTTGTTCTATATCCTTGTTATATAATTCTTCTCAACAGAAACAGGtaccaactctctctctctctctctctctctggttctAGAACGAAGACAGGAGAACCCAATGCAAAGCCGAAGATTCCTCCTTCTTTGAACCATCTTTTTATCTTACATCAACAATTGATGCCTTAGTTgattattctatat
Coding sequences within it:
- the LOC122304577 gene encoding queuosine salvage protein-like, producing the protein MDDVRASSAWVASHASHVHVDFTGIEKIVENIGPIPKVDWDFEGIHYFDNGPLTVQYLLVLDAMNFCFWPDKDLSYDHLASGLKAALQNEKSAFDADRLQKYTGLQLRELLKWPRPLPLEEERVRLLHEVGFELERSFDGKASNLVKSCGKSALNLVCLVTRHFPGFRDHSLYKGHQIFLYKRAQIFVADLWGAFKGQSYGEFDDIGSITIMADYIVPAVLRQLGALKYSSTLASIIEANSEICPGSEEEVELRACSVHAVEKMRELISSKLGKQVLSVELDLWLWASGIQCSSLQHHRTLSIYY